One genomic region from Glaciimonas sp. PAMC28666 encodes:
- a CDS encoding universal stress protein: MFNKILVAYNGTPESRTALQECIQLNPPASTSIHLLAVIELSAHGMAGGYCPEVAFANRTEIVKQALAAGEALMTAAGLRVTTHLHIGEPVDVIGSLADSMGADLVIVGHSRRKGFAERWWRGSMDALLAERVKCNILVALPNPVATKLPVRS; encoded by the coding sequence ATGTTTAATAAAATATTAGTCGCCTACAACGGCACGCCAGAAAGTCGTACCGCCTTGCAGGAGTGCATTCAACTCAATCCTCCTGCATCCACTTCGATCCATTTACTAGCGGTCATTGAACTCTCTGCGCATGGCATGGCTGGAGGATATTGCCCGGAAGTGGCTTTTGCGAACAGGACCGAAATAGTTAAACAGGCATTGGCAGCAGGGGAAGCATTGATGACCGCCGCAGGATTGCGTGTCACCACGCATCTGCATATCGGGGAACCAGTCGACGTGATCGGCTCATTAGCAGATTCGATGGGAGCAGACCTTGTCATCGTGGGACATTCACGGCGCAAAGGATTCGCAGAGCGTTGGTGGCGAGGATCGATGGATGCTTTGCTGGCTGAAAGAGTCAAATGCAATATTCTGGTGGCGCTTCCAAATCCCGTTGCAACCAAACTGCCGGTCCGATCTTAA
- a CDS encoding LLM class flavin-dependent oxidoreductase, which yields MIPISILDLVRITQGNTARTALDNARDLARHAETWGYRRFWMAEHHNMIGIASAATAVAIAHVAAGTKTIRVGAGGVMLPNHAPLIIAEQFGTLATLFPGRIDLGLGRAPGTDQITTRALRRDPASAESFPQDVLELQAFLAPAEPGQRIVAVPGVGTEVPLWILGSSTFGARLAAKLGLPYAFASHFAPDSLEAALQVYRAQFEGSDQQATPHAMVGINIIAAETDAEAHRLATTQQMSFTDMFRGARGLSKPPIDDIETYWSGAEKAQASNMLGFSLVGSKETVRAGMDRLISMTGADELMIVSDVFDHSARLRSYEIIADIARGADHPA from the coding sequence ATGATCCCCATATCGATCCTCGATCTGGTCCGTATTACACAAGGAAACACCGCCCGCACCGCGCTCGATAATGCGCGTGATCTGGCCCGCCACGCCGAAACCTGGGGCTACCGCAGATTCTGGATGGCTGAGCATCACAATATGATCGGGATTGCCAGTGCTGCGACAGCCGTCGCGATTGCGCACGTCGCCGCTGGCACCAAGACGATTCGTGTAGGGGCTGGCGGCGTGATGTTGCCAAACCATGCGCCGTTAATTATTGCTGAGCAGTTCGGTACGCTCGCCACCTTATTCCCCGGTCGCATCGATCTGGGGCTCGGAAGGGCGCCCGGAACTGACCAGATTACGACGCGCGCTTTACGTCGCGATCCGGCCAGTGCAGAGTCGTTTCCCCAAGATGTTCTCGAACTTCAAGCTTTCCTTGCCCCCGCTGAGCCGGGACAACGCATCGTCGCGGTCCCGGGTGTCGGCACCGAGGTTCCGCTCTGGATTTTAGGATCGAGCACATTTGGCGCTAGATTGGCTGCCAAACTAGGCTTGCCGTATGCTTTTGCTTCCCATTTTGCGCCTGATTCACTTGAAGCGGCGTTGCAGGTGTACCGGGCGCAGTTCGAAGGCTCTGATCAACAAGCCACGCCACATGCAATGGTGGGGATTAATATCATCGCTGCCGAGACAGATGCTGAAGCACATCGTCTTGCAACAACCCAGCAAATGTCGTTTACGGACATGTTCCGCGGTGCGCGAGGTTTGAGTAAGCCGCCAATTGATGATATTGAGACGTATTGGTCCGGTGCCGAAAAAGCGCAGGCTTCGAACATGCTGGGTTTTTCCCTCGTCGGTTCAAAAGAAACAGTGCGAGCAGGGATGGACAGGCTCATATCGATGACGGGTGCAGACGAACTGATGATTGTATCGGACGTTTTCGACCACAGCGCGCGACTTCGCTCTTACGAAATCATTGCCGATATAGCCCGCGGTGCGGATCACCCCGCTTAA
- a CDS encoding DUF1488 family protein has translation MLVNGKNTEITFAVPYEGDMVTCTVLAEALRHLTKNAAHNLTRDQLVSAFLENKPLIRAAAIKELKMGVDEVILTASNF, from the coding sequence ATGCTAGTCAACGGAAAAAATACCGAAATTACCTTCGCCGTACCATACGAGGGGGATATGGTGACCTGCACGGTGCTAGCCGAGGCGTTACGTCACTTAACAAAAAACGCGGCACACAACCTGACTCGCGACCAATTGGTCAGCGCCTTTCTGGAGAACAAGCCTTTAATTCGCGCGGCGGCCATCAAGGAGCTTAAAATGGGCGTGGATGAAGTAATATTAACTGCATCTAATTTTTGA
- a CDS encoding MipA/OmpV family protein, translated as MKENGQSNAILGAILSGITGMVFVTSALAQETSTADTNELPQRVLGDLGVGVYNAPSEIRDEIRGKRSSTLVLPYAYLDYGRLFARVDTFGVKTFKMGYGYLELAGRVSFDGFKTSNSALRGLTERKRSIPLGIGTYQETPVGAFFLNAFYDSNKSHGTLLEAIYAGEINAGPVNFYPQIGAEYRSANYVNYYYGVTPAESAANGHYNAYQGTGATNPLVALQVEIPLSPFWVVNLYGRYNWLGKGITNSPIVYKKTSQSYFVSLAYRFK; from the coding sequence ATGAAAGAAAACGGCCAGAGCAACGCAATACTGGGCGCCATCCTTAGCGGAATAACAGGAATGGTTTTTGTTACGAGCGCGCTTGCACAAGAAACAAGTACGGCAGACACCAATGAGTTACCGCAACGCGTACTTGGTGATTTAGGCGTTGGCGTGTACAACGCTCCCAGCGAAATACGCGACGAAATACGTGGCAAACGTAGTTCCACATTGGTATTGCCGTATGCCTATCTCGACTATGGCCGTTTATTCGCACGGGTTGATACCTTTGGCGTTAAAACCTTCAAAATGGGTTATGGCTATCTGGAGCTTGCCGGCCGCGTCAGTTTTGACGGATTCAAAACCTCAAACTCAGCCTTGCGTGGTTTGACGGAAAGGAAAAGATCCATTCCGTTGGGGATAGGGACTTATCAGGAAACGCCTGTCGGTGCCTTCTTTCTCAATGCCTTCTATGACAGCAATAAATCGCACGGCACGTTGCTGGAAGCCATCTATGCCGGCGAAATAAACGCTGGTCCGGTGAACTTTTACCCGCAAATCGGTGCCGAATATCGCAGTGCAAATTATGTCAATTATTACTATGGCGTCACTCCGGCCGAATCTGCTGCCAACGGACATTACAACGCCTATCAGGGTACAGGCGCGACCAATCCACTGGTGGCGCTGCAGGTCGAAATTCCGCTCAGCCCGTTTTGGGTTGTCAATTTATACGGCCGGTATAATTGGCTTGGAAAAGGAATAACCAACAGCCCGATTGTCTACAAAAAGACTTCACAAAGTTACTTTGTTTCACTGGCCTATAGATTTAAGTAA